In Helianthus annuus cultivar XRQ/B chromosome 8, HanXRQr2.0-SUNRISE, whole genome shotgun sequence, a single genomic region encodes these proteins:
- the LOC110872356 gene encoding uncharacterized protein LOC110872356 has translation MMDPEDLQSDLLALRRLYMLLVQDEHYIEDAASENLDDNARRLLINLLDAAANKAFDAHAKILDAQVRATNSLWSTPQGQSRDGLNLRSFSMRKAPTDAAYVDLLTGDWNFSESTDQADLAGDPGTRMKRCRVCRKTKVKQLTKEISFTDSKALTPINGQFSINLTDQEDQISREASAKILQLESCISSLQVAAKHTNFLKNEPENEPKQTGIVSVSRSDPNSSTSQMIWKPIDMGQQCDDQTTRLINELALQGPLVNTTLPSGQTVSQQVEEPVVNKIETFNPITNQYNNIPEEPYYLFPSGGISSKMANKNRFLHRSLSSQINRQPLDQLQMGRKEAMRTSEMTEWRDPVEFVGRKQPGETYDDQMDRYRGKHEVVDTKRLVSESPVSSSNYATWNQSPSQSYNSFSVSEKSESEMNSVSSQDESPYKSSSFESLGSMSRRTVPKRGYKEGGPKEPNRISESKMKMDSSRDLFPYMSSGSDKSSRSRRTVPEKGNKKGDQEEPKRKSESKMNTVSSRVQSPYMSSRSNESSGWSGSGSGSGSRRTVPKKGHQKGNKKEPKMSMVLSLDQSSYTSSGSIESSGSGSGSGSRRMVPRKGHKKMDTVSSLDQSSYTRSGSNESSRSGSRSGSWSGSGSGSGSWSGSGSGSGSGSMIPKKGHQKGNRKESKRISESKMSTVSSMDQSSYTGSSKSSTEPEESQVGRLGKLKDKLAVIFHHHHHHHHHHHGSSEEEDYKKVLWRNAKKVIGQGGKAVKKIEKNALPAIKKYEAHGEVMVKKMEKKALPAIKKYAAHGEHAVKKIEKKALPAIKKYASHGEHAVKKIEKKALPAIKKYASHGEHAVKKIYKKAHGKHAVKKNDHNALAIKDEAHSEHTIKKNENKALVLMKDEAHGEHAVKKNENKALVLMKDEAHGEHAVKKNESKALVLVTDYGEHTVKKNENKALVLMKNDAHGEHTVKKNENKALVLMKNEAHGEHAVKKTENKALVIKKDAAHGEHAVKKSDNMALVLHKAAGDKDSKALVLHKPGGNKESKALVVRKPGGKKQTSQMQALMGGLLKNSRRSTKKSKSKSVENTGGKKQASQMQALMGGLLKNSRRSTKTSKSKSGEKRTPSGSNGQKNIGGVKTGQKMQWFQMLRQQRKVERLEKLRKKVDYDKVAATLKRP, from the exons ATGATGGATCCAGAAGACCTACAATCAGACCTACTTGCTTTGAGAAGGTTATATATGCTTCTTGTACAAGATGAACACTATATAGAAGATGCAGCCTCTGAAAAT TTGGACGATAACGCAAGACGTTTATTAATAAATTTACTTGATGCTGCTGCGAATAAAGCTTTCGATGCTCACGCAAAG ATTCTAGATGCTCAAGTTAGAGCAACGAATAGCTTGTGGTCAACGCCGCAAGGGCAATCTAGAGACGGGCTAAATCTGCGATCATTTTCAATGAGAAAAGCACCAACTGATGCTGCTTATGTTGACCTTTTAACTGGTGATTGGAATTTCAGTGAGTCAACAGATCAAGCAGACCTTGCAGGTGATCCTGGCACCAGAATGAAACGATGCCGGGTATGCCGGaaaacaaaagtcaaacagttGACTAAAGAGATTAGTTTTACGGATAGCAAAGCTTTGACTCCAATTAATGGTCAGTTTTCGATTAATCTAACTGACCAAGAGGATCAAATATCTAGAGAAGCTTCTGCTAAGATCCTACAGTTGGAATCGTGTATTTCTTCTTTGCAAGTAGCAGCCAAACACACAAATTTTCTAAAAAACGAACCCGAGAATGAACCAAAGCAGACTGGAATCGTTTCTGTAAGTAGAAGCGACCCAAACAGTAGCACAAGTCAAATGATTTGGAAGCCTATAGATATGGGTCAACAATGCGATGACCAGACAACACGGTTGATTAATGAGTTAGCCCTGCAAGGTCCACTGGTCAACACGACGCTTCCTAGTGGTCAAACAGTAAGTCAACAAGTAGAGGAACCTGTGgtcaacaaaattgaaacgttcAATCCGATAACAAATCAGTATAATAATATACCAGAGGAACCTTATTATCTTTTTCCTAGCGGTGGGATCTCTTCCAAAATGGCCAACAAGAATCGGTTTTTACATAGGAGTTTGTCAAGTCAGATAAACAGACAACCGTTGGATCAGTTACAGATGGGTAGAAAGGAGGCAATGAGGACTTCAGAGATGACAGAATGGCGGGACCCTGTTGAATTCGTAGGGCGAAAGCAACCTGGTGAAACATACGATGATCAAATGGACCGTTACAGAGGGAAACATGAGGTCGTTGACACCAAGAGATTGGTTTCAGAGAGTCCAGTTTCAAGTTCAAACTATGCAACTTGGAATCAAAGTCCAAGTCAAAGCTATAACAGTTTCAGTGTCAGTGAAAAGAGTGAGAGCGAGATGAACTCGGTTTCAAGTCAGGATGAGAGTCCATACAAGAGTAGTTCATTTGAATCTTTAGGCTCAATGTCAAGGAGGACGGTTCCTAAAAGGGGTTACAAAGAGGGTGGTCCGAAAGAACCAAATAGGATAAGTGAGAGCAAGATGAAAATGGATTCGAGTCGGGATCTCTTTCCTTACATGAGTAGTGGCTCAGACAAAtcttcaaggtcaaggaggacgGTTCCGGAAAAGGGTAACAAAAAGGGTGATCAAGAAGAACCGAAAAGGAAAAGTGAGAGCAAGATGAACACAGTTTCAAGTCGGGTTCAGAGTCCTTACATGAGTAGTAGATCAAACGAATCTTCAGGGTGGTCAGGGTCAGGTTCAGGATCAGGGTCAAGGAGGACGGTTCCTAAAAAGGGACACCAAAAGGGTAATAAAAAAGAACCAAAGATGAGCATGGTTTTAAGCCTGGATCAGAGTTCTTACACGAGTAGTGGCTCAATCGAATCTTCAGGGTCAGGGTCAGGGTCAGGGTCAAGGAGGATGGTTCCTAGAAAGGGACACAAAAAGATGGACACGGTTTCAAGCCTGGATCAGAGTTCTTACACGCGTAGTGGCTCAAACGAATCTTCACGGTCAGGGTCCAGGTCAGGTTCATGGTCAGGATCAGGATCAGGATCAGGTTCATGGTCAGGATCTGGGTCAGGATCAGGGTCAGGGTCAATGATTCCTAAAAAGGGACACCAAAAGGGTAATCGGAAAGAATCAAAGAGGATAAGTGAGAGCAAGATGAGCACGGTTTCAAGCATGGATCAGAGTTCTTACACGGGTAGTAGCAAAAGCTCAACCGAACCGGAGGAAAGCCAAGTTGGGCGGTTGGGTAAACTTAAAGACAAGTTAGCAGTCATcttccatcaccaccatcatcatcaccatcaccaccacggTAGTAGTGAGGAAGAGGATTACAAGAAAGTCTTATGGAGGAATGCTAAAAAGGTCATTGGTCAAGGAGGAAAAGCggtcaagaagattgagaaaAATGCATTGCCGGCGATAAAGAAATACGAGGCTCATGGTGAAGTTATGGTCAAGAAGATGGAGAAAAAGGCCTTGCCGGCGATAAAGAAGTATGCGGCTCATGGTGAACACGCggtcaagaagattgagaaaAAGGCCTTGCCGGCGATAAAGAAGTATGCGAGTCATGGTGAACACGCggtcaagaagattgagaaaAAGGCCTTGCCGGCGATAAAGAAGTATGCGTCTCATGGTGAACACGCGGTCAAGAAGATTTATAAAAAGGCTCATGGTAAACACGCTGTTAAGAAGAATGATCATAATGCATTGGCGATAAAGGATGAAGCTCATAGTGAACACACGATCAAGAAGAATGAGAACAAGGCATTGGTGTTAATGAAGGATGAGGCTCATGGTGAACACGCGGTTAAGAAGAACGAGAATAAGGCGTTGGTATTAATGAAGGATGAAGCTCACGGTGAGCATGCGGTCAAGAAGAATGAGAGCAAGGCATTGGTATTAGTGACGGACTATGGTGAGCACACGGTCAAGAAGAATGAGAACAAGGCGTTGGTATTAATGAAAAACGATGCTCATGGTGAGCACACAGTCAAGAAGAATGAGAACAAGGCGTTGGTTTTAATGAAGAACGAGGCTCATGGTGAACACGCAGTCAAGAAGACTGAGAACAAAGCGTTGGTGATAAAGAAGGATGCGGCTCATGGCGAACACGCGGTCAAGAAGAGTGACAACATGGCGCTAGTGCTCCACAAAGCAGCCGGTGACAAAGATAGCAAGGCGTTGGTGCTCCACAAACCCGGAGGTAACAAAGAGAGCAAAGCGTTGGTGGTGCGCAAACCAGGAGGTAAAAAGCAAACAAGTCAGATGCAGGCACTCATGGGCGGGTTGCTGAAAAACTCTCGTCGGTCCACTAAAAAAAGCAAGTCCAAAAGTGTTGAAAACACAGGAGGTAAAAAGCAAGCAAGTCAGATGCAGGCACTCATGGGCGGGTTGCTGAAAAACTCTCGTCGGTCCACTAAAACAAGCAAGTCCAAAAGTGGTGAAAAGAGAACCCCGAGCGGTTCAAATGGGCAAAAAAACATCGGTGGTGTAAAGACAGGACAGAAAATGCAGTGGTTTCAAATGCTACGGCAGCAGCGAAAAGTGGAGAGGCTCGAGAAACTACGTAAGAAAGTCGACTATGACAAAGTGGCAGCAACCCTTAAACGCCCATAA
- the LOC110872357 gene encoding uncharacterized protein LOC110872357 translates to MKPHRQFAYRTAALFFIGLLAWAYQSTLPPPPKLCGSPGGPPVTGPRVTLRDGRHLAYKEYGVSRDVADYKIVFVHGFGSCRYDESVFHPELFEELKIYMVTFDRPGYGESDPDPNRTIRSTALDIEDLADRLELGSKFYVIGYSMGQQGAWGSLKYIPHRLAGVALIAPVVNYWWSSFPRNLTMEAYKLQPRQDQWAVGVSHYVPWLVYWWNTQKWFPGSSVIAGKPNFSASDWKILAKLYGEGSPTPRSVLKDYVQQQGLAESIFRDMKVGFGKWEFDPMEIENPFPNNEGRVHLWHGDEDGLVPVSLQRYIAKKLPWIHYHELPGVGHLLPNYNGNKEAILKSLLIGEYS, encoded by the exons ATGAAGCCTCACCGGCAGTTTGCCTACAGAACTGCAGCGTTATTCTTCATCGGACTCTTAGCATGGGCATACCAGAGCACCCTCCCGCCACCACCAAAACTCTGCGGTTCACCCGGTGGTCCACCGGTTACCGGTCCTCGTGTCACCCTTAGAGACGGTAGACATCTAGCCTATAAAGAATACGGTGTCTCCAGAGACGTAGCCGATTATAAAATCGTCTTCGTGCATGGGTTCGGCTCATGTCGCTACGACGAATCGGTTTTCCATCCG GAATTGTTTGAAGAACTTAAGATCTACATGGTGACGTTTGATCGGCCGGGTTATGGAGAGAGTGATCCGGATCCAAATCGGACAATCCGAAGTACAGCTCTGGATATTGAAGATCTTGCTGATAGATTAGAACTCGGGTCTAAGTTTTATGTAATTGGATACTCCATGGGTCAACAAGGAGCTTGGGGCAGTTTAAAGTACATCCCTCATCG GTTAGCAGGGGTGGCACTGATTGCACCAGTTGTGAACTACTGGTGGTCAAGTTTTCCAAGAAATTTAACAATGGAGGCCTACAAGTTGCAACCTCGTCAAGATCAATGGGCGGTTGGCGTGTCACATTACGTGCCATGGCTCGTCTACTGGTGGAACACTCAAAAATGGTTCCCCGGCTCTAGTGTTATAGCTGGAAAGCCTAATTTCTCAGCTTCTGACTGGAAAATTCTAGCCAAGCTTTATGGCGAAGGGTCACCAACACCGCGATCAGTGCTAAAg GATTACGTGCAGCAACAAGGACTAGCTGAGTCGATTTTTAGGGACATGAAAGTCGGGTTTGGTAAATGGGAATTCGATCCAATGGAGATAGAGAACCCGTTCCCAAACAATGAGGGCCGTGTTCATTTATGGCACGGTGATGAAGACGGGCTCGTACCTGTGAGTTTGCAAAGATACATAGCAAAAAAACTACCATGGATTCACTACCATGAACTACCTGGTGTTGGTCATTTGCTACCAAATTATAATGGTAACAAAGAAGCCATTTTAAAGTCGCTTCTTATTGGTGAATATTCATAG